The window CTGATCGACAACGCCCGCTCCTTCAGCCCGGCCGACGGCGAGGTCCGGGTGCGGCTGGAGCGCGACGACAGCCACCCCGACTGGCCCCTGCGCATCCGCGTCGAAGACGACGGTCCCGGAATTCCGCCGGAGAACCTCGAGACCGTGTTCGAGCGCTTCTACACCTCGCGGCCCAAGGGCACGGCCTTCGGCGCCAACTCGGGACTGGGCCTGTCCATCGTGCGTCAGATCATCGACGCCCACGGCGGGCGGGTCCATGCCGAGAACCGCACCGACGAAACCGGCGCCGTCGTCGGCGCCCGCTTTGAAGTCCTTCTGCCTCTGGCTGGACGACGCCCATGACAATGCAACCCATCCACGCCACCGCCGTCGCCCGCCACACGCCCGCCGGCTGGCGCGGCGCCCTGATCCAGGGGCCGTCCGGCGTCGGCAAGAGCGATCTGGCCCTGCGGCTGATCGGCCAGGGCTGGCGACTGATCGCCGATGACTGGACCCATCTGTGGGCCTCCAGCGGCGCCCTCTACGCCGCCGCCCCGACCGCGATCACCGGCAAGATCGAAGTGCGCGGCCTGGGCATCGTCGCCGCGCCGCTATGGCCGATGACCCGGATCGTGCTGGCCGTCGCCTGCACGCACGAGCCTGTCGAACGCCTGCCGGAAGCCGCCGCCTGGACCTGGGACGGCGTGATGATTCCGCAGTTGCGGCTGGACCCGCGCCCAGCCTCGGCGGGGCAGGTGGTCGCAACTGCGCTCGCCGCTCTTTGAACCGTGGCGCGATTGCCTTATGAAGGCCGGCTTGCAGATTAGTCGGAGCGCTCGATGCGCGCCGCTGGGAGCAGAAGCGCGGGGCGTATTGTCTTGGTGAAGCCTTCATGATCGGGCTGGTGATCGTCACCCACGGGGGACTGGCCTCGGAATTCCTGGCGGCGATGGAGCACGTGGTCGGCCCTCAAAGGGGCGTGGCCGCGATCTGCATCGGCCCCGAGGACGACATGGAACGACGTCGCCGCGACATCGTCGATGCAGCGGCCGCCGTGAACGACGGCGACGGCGTAATCCTGCTGACCGACATGTTCGGCGGCACGCCCTCCAACCTGGCCATTTCCGTGATGGAACAGACCCACGCCGAGGTTATCGCCGGGCTGAACCTGCCGATGCTGATCAAGCTGGCCAGCGTGCGGGGTCGCGAGAGCCTTGAGACCTGCGTCGCCCATGCGCAGGACGCGGGCCGCAAGTACATCTCGGTGGCCTCCTGGGTTCTGTCGGGGGAAAAATGAGCGACGCGCCGGTTCAAGCCACCGTCAACATCTGCAACCAGCGCGGCCTGCACGCCCGTGCCTCGGCCAAGTTCGTCAAACTGGCCTCCGGTTTCGAATCCGAGATCCGGGTCACCCGCGACGGCGTTACGGTCGATGCCCGTTCCATCATGGGCCTGCTGATGCTGGGCGCAGGGATTGGCTGCGGCGTCGAAATCGAAGCCGAGGGCGCTGATGCGGCTGAAGCGGTCGAAGCGCTCAGCGATCTGGTGGCGCGCAAGTTCGACGAGGACCAGTAGGGTCCTCGTCGCCTCGTCCGCGCCCTGAATTCAGGGCGTTTCGGTGATCAGCAGGGTGGCGTTGGCCGTGCCGCCGCCGAAGGTGCCGATCCAGACGTCATAGGTGCCGCTGCGCGGCTTGTCGAAACGGACCTGGGCGTCGCCATCGCCATAGCCGTCGTCGTCGCAGGACCACTCGCCGTCCGGCCCGTTGATGATCAGGGTCGTGTCCACCGAAGACAGGGTGCGGAACACCAGGGGCAGTCGCCCAGCCTCATAAGTGACTTCAAAATCCGGCGCGTCAGCGACCTTGCCGACACAGGCCGCCGGCAAGGGCGTATCGGCATAGGCGTCGATCGACCCGCCCGCCGTCACCGATACGCGATAGGGGTCCGGCGTGAAGCCGGCTCTCAGCACGATCTCGCCATAGGTCGCCGTCTTGCTGGAATCCTGGGCCTGGGCGCCGAATGGCGCCGAAAGCAGAAGTGCGGCCGCAGCCGCAAGCACCCGTGTTTTCATCATCCGCATCCCTGTCTCGCCGAACACCGGTCGAGATTGAAAGAGGTGCGCCGCACTGGCAGCGCCGTCAAGACGCCACATGCAGGGCGCGAAAAAGCCCGGATCGGCTCCGCCCTGCTCAAGAAAAACGGCCGCCCCGTCTGACAGGGCGGCCGCTCATCATCGACAGAAACCGGCGTGTCAGACGACAGCCGCCCCAGGAGCGCCTCCCCCCCCCTCGGGGATATCATCCAGCTCGCCTTCCCACTTGGCCACCACGGCGGCGGCGACGGAGTTACCGACCACGTTGGTGGCCGAGCGGCCCATGTCGAGCAGGTGATCGACGCCCAGGACGATGGCGATCCAGGCTTCCGGCAGACCGAAGTAGGTCAGAGTGGCCATGATGACGACCAGCGAGGCGCGCGGGATGCCGGCGATGCCCTTGGACGTCACCATCAGCAGCAGCAGCATGAAGACCTGCTGCGAGACGCTGAGGTGCACCCCGTGCGCCTGCATGATGAACATGGTGGCGAAGGTGCAGTAGAGCATCGAGCCGTCGAGGTTGAACGAATAGCCCAGCGGCAGGACGAAGCTGACGATGCGGCGACGCACGCCGACGGTGGGCAGGGCGTCCAGGATGCGCGGATAGGCGGCTTCCGAGCTGGCGGTCGAGAAGGCCAGCAGGGCCGGGGTGCGGATCACCTTGAACAGCGGCAGGACGCGACGGCCCAGCACCAGGGCGGCGGCCACGAACAGCAGGCCCCACAGCAGGGCCATCGAGCCGTAGAAGCCCAACACGAACTTGGCGTAGACGGCCAGCATCTCCAGACCTTGCGTGGCGATGGTCGAGGCCAGGGCCGCGAAGATGGCCAGCGGGGCCAGCTTCATCACGAACTCGGTCACCTTCAGCATGATGCTGGCGGCCTGTTCGACCAGGTTCAGCACCGCCGGCGCCTTGTCGTCCAGGGCGGCGACCGCCGTGCCGACGAACAGGGAGAAGACCACGATCTGCAGGATCTCGTTCTTGGCCATGGCGTCGAAGATCGACGTCGGCACCAGGTGGGTGACGAAGCCATGCAGCGAGAAGGCGTCGGTCGAGGCCGCCGGGGCCGTCGCCAGCGCCGCCTGCGGCAGGTGCATGCCCGCGCCCGGCTGCAGCAGTTGCACCATGATCAGGCCCAGCAGCAGAGACACCACCGAGGCGCCGATAAACCAGGTCATGGTCTTGACGCCGATCCGCCCGACCGAGGCGGCGTCCTCCATGTGAGCGATGCCCGCCACGAGAGTGGTGAAGACCAGAGGCGCAATGATCATCTTGATCAGGCGCAGAAAGACGTCCGTGATCAGATTGAGATTCTTGGCCGCCGCGGCAGCCTGGTCCGCGTCGAGGGACTGATTGACGCCCCAACCGACCAACACGCCGAGAATCATGGCGCCGATAATGAGGTAGGCGAATATTCGGTTCATTTTCAATGTTCCAACTGTACTCGGCTCACCCCGTCGGAACACTTCCCCCCGACCGTACGAGCTCCATCTATCGCATCAAAACAGGGTAGGGGTCGTTGAACCGTCCCCCTGCCCTGCCTTGTCGGTTTGTTGCTAAAGGCAATCGCGGCGCGCGCCTAGATCAGAACGTCACGCGCGACCCCAAGTCCCGAAACGGAAATCGCCACTGACCTCTAGTTCGCGCTCTTTCCCGCCGGCGATTGCTCCGCCTCGACACGTTGATAGCCCGCATCGATAACGGCCAGCATGGCCTGGGCTGCGCCCGCTTCGTCACCCGCGCCAATCCGTTCGACGATGCGAGCATGGGCTTCAACCGTGTCATGGTGAAGATCAGCCGCCCTCGTAGGCGGACTGAGGGTGAAGGCCTCCAGCAAGGCTGTTTCGATCACGCCCGCCACCGAACGGATCATCGGATTCTGGGACGCCGCCCCGATGGCCAGATGCAGGGCCAGATCGGCGCGCGCGAACTCCTGGGCTGAGGCGTGCTCGCGGCGCATCCAGTCCAGGGCCGCCTGCATGGCCGCCAGATCCGCCGCAGTACGGTGTTTCGCCGCCAGGGCGGCGGCGGTCGGCTCCAGGCTGCGGCGTACCTCGGCCAGGTGACGGCGGAACTCCGCATCCATGCCGATCGCCACGCGCCAGACCAGAACCTCCTTGTCGAAGAAATTCCAGTGGACGCTATCCGTCACCCTGGTGCCGACCCGCGTCTTCACGCTGAGGAAGCCCTTGGCCGACAAGGTCTTGAGCGCTTCGCGCAAGGCGGTCCGCGACACGCCGAAGCGGACCAAAAGGTCCGCCTCCATCGGCAGCTTGTCGCCGGGCGCCAGAGTTCCGCTCAGGATATCCTGCGCCAGGGCGCGCACGATCTGGTCATGCGCCGAAACCACGTGGCCGCTCGCGCGGGCCGGAGCCGTCGAAGGATGGGGCGAAGACATATCCATGGATTGATCCTCTAGCGGTCCGGCTGCATCGGTGCAAAGGCGCTGGCCAATCATTAGTATTATGATATTCAAAACGCGTCGCCAGCCTTCGGCGAAGTTCAGCCTGTCGCTCCCCATGACCCAGACCTCGCCAAAGCCGCTTCGCAGCCGGGCCTGGTTCGACAATCCGTCGAACCCCGACATGACCGCCCTCTATCTGGAGCGGTATCTGAACTATGGCCTGACGCTGGAAGAGCTACGCTCGGGCAAGCCCATCATTGGCATCGCCCAGACGGGCTCGGATCTCAGCCCCTGCAACCGCCACCACCTCGAACTGGCCAAGCGGGTGCGCGAAGGCATCCGCGAGGCGGGCGGCGTGGCCCTGGAATTCCCCGTCCATCCGATCCAGGAAACGGGCAAGCGCCCGACCGCCGGCCTGGATCGCAACCTGGCCTACATGGGTCTGGTCGAACTGCTGTACGGCTACCCGATCGACGGCGTCGTCCTGACCATCGGCTGCGACAAGACCACGCCGGCCTGCCTGATGGCGGCGGCGACCGTGGACATTCCCGCCATCGCCCTGTCGGTCGGCCCCATGCTGAACGGATGGCACAAGGGCGAGCGCGTCGGCTCGGGCAACATCATCTGGAAGGCCCGCGAGATGATGGCGGCGGGCGAGATCGGCTATGAGGCGTTCATCGACCTGGTCGCCACCTCGGCGCCCTCGGTCGGCTATTGCAACACCATGGGGACGGCGACGACGATGAACTCGCTGGCCGAGGCCCTGGGCATGTCCCTGCCCGGCTCGGCGGCCATCCCCGCCCCCTATCGCGAGCGGCCCCAGGTCGCCTATCTGACCGGCAAGCGCATCGTCGACATGGTGCGTGAGGACCTGAAGCCGTCAGACATCCTGACCCGCCAGGCCTTCGAGAACGCCATCGTCGTCAACTCGGCCATCGGCGGCTCGACCAACGCCCCCATCCACCTGACCGCTCTGGCCCGCCACGCGGGCGTTGATCTGCCTCTGCAGGCCTGGGAAGAGGTGGGCCACCACACGCCCCTGCTGGTGAACCTGCAGCCCGCCGGAAAGTACCTGGGCGAGGACTTCCATCAGGCCGGCGGCGTGCCCGCCGTGGTCGCCGAACTGATGCGGCGCGGCCAGATCCATGAGGATGCCCTGACCGTCAACGGCCGGACCATCGGCGACAACTGCCGGGACGCCAGCGTGGTCCTGCCCGACGTCATCCGCGACTTCGACACGGCCCTTGTGAACGACGCCGGTTTCCTGGTCCTGTCGGGCAATGTCTTTGACAGCGCCATCATGAAGACCAGCGTCATCAGCGCCGAGTTCCGAGACCGCTACCTGTCCGATCCTGCCAGCCCCGGCGCCTTTACCGGCAGTGTGGTCGTGTTCGACGGGCCCGAGGACTATCACCACCGCATCGACGATCCCGCCGAAGACGTCACCCCCGACAGCATCCTGGTGATGCGCGGTGCGGGTCCCGTCGGCCATCCCGGCGCGGCCGAAGTCGTCAACATGCGGCCGCCCGCTTATCTGATCAAACAGGGGGTCCACGCCCTGCCCTGCATCGGCGACGGGCGCCAGTCCGGCACCTCGGGCTCGCCCTCGATCCTGAACGCTTCGCCCGAGGCGGCGACGGGCGGCAATATCGCCCTGCTGAAGACCGGCGACCGGATGCGGATCGACCTGAATACGCGTCGCGTGGACGTGCTGATCGACGAGACCGAGATGGCCGAGCGCCGCGCCGCCTTCGAGGCCGCCGGCGGCTATCAGTACCCCGCGTCGCAGACGCCCTGGCAGGAGTTCCAGCGCGCCATGATCGGCGAGCTGGAGACGGGCGCCGTGCTGGAGCCCGCCGTCAAATACCACCGCATCGTCGATACCCTGGGCCTGCCCCGCGACAACCACTGAGGCTGGGCGCTAGTCAGGTCAGGGGATCAGCAGCCGTCGCATGGGCGGGACCGCCTCGATCAGATC of the Brevundimonas pondensis genome contains:
- a CDS encoding HPr kinase/phosphorylase — translated: MTMQPIHATAVARHTPAGWRGALIQGPSGVGKSDLALRLIGQGWRLIADDWTHLWASSGALYAAAPTAITGKIEVRGLGIVAAPLWPMTRIVLAVACTHEPVERLPEAAAWTWDGVMIPQLRLDPRPASAGQVVATALAAL
- a CDS encoding PTS sugar transporter subunit IIA — its product is MIGLVIVTHGGLASEFLAAMEHVVGPQRGVAAICIGPEDDMERRRRDIVDAAAAVNDGDGVILLTDMFGGTPSNLAISVMEQTHAEVIAGLNLPMLIKLASVRGRESLETCVAHAQDAGRKYISVASWVLSGEK
- a CDS encoding HPr family phosphocarrier protein, with translation MSDAPVQATVNICNQRGLHARASAKFVKLASGFESEIRVTRDGVTVDARSIMGLLMLGAGIGCGVEIEAEGADAAEAVEALSDLVARKFDEDQ
- a CDS encoding peptidase S1 translates to MKTRVLAAAAALLLSAPFGAQAQDSSKTATYGEIVLRAGFTPDPYRVSVTAGGSIDAYADTPLPAACVGKVADAPDFEVTYEAGRLPLVFRTLSSVDTTLIINGPDGEWSCDDDGYGDGDAQVRFDKPRSGTYDVWIGTFGGGTANATLLITETP
- a CDS encoding dicarboxylate/amino acid:cation symporter — translated: MNRIFAYLIIGAMILGVLVGWGVNQSLDADQAAAAAKNLNLITDVFLRLIKMIIAPLVFTTLVAGIAHMEDAASVGRIGVKTMTWFIGASVVSLLLGLIMVQLLQPGAGMHLPQAALATAPAASTDAFSLHGFVTHLVPTSIFDAMAKNEILQIVVFSLFVGTAVAALDDKAPAVLNLVEQAASIMLKVTEFVMKLAPLAIFAALASTIATQGLEMLAVYAKFVLGFYGSMALLWGLLFVAAALVLGRRVLPLFKVIRTPALLAFSTASSEAAYPRILDALPTVGVRRRIVSFVLPLGYSFNLDGSMLYCTFATMFIMQAHGVHLSVSQQVFMLLLLMVTSKGIAGIPRASLVVIMATLTYFGLPEAWIAIVLGVDHLLDMGRSATNVVGNSVAAAVVAKWEGELDDIPEGGGGAPGAAVV
- a CDS encoding FadR/GntR family transcriptional regulator; its protein translation is MDMSSPHPSTAPARASGHVVSAHDQIVRALAQDILSGTLAPGDKLPMEADLLVRFGVSRTALREALKTLSAKGFLSVKTRVGTRVTDSVHWNFFDKEVLVWRVAIGMDAEFRRHLAEVRRSLEPTAAALAAKHRTAADLAAMQAALDWMRREHASAQEFARADLALHLAIGAASQNPMIRSVAGVIETALLEAFTLSPPTRAADLHHDTVEAHARIVERIGAGDEAGAAQAMLAVIDAGYQRVEAEQSPAGKSAN
- a CDS encoding IlvD/Edd family dehydratase, which produces MTQTSPKPLRSRAWFDNPSNPDMTALYLERYLNYGLTLEELRSGKPIIGIAQTGSDLSPCNRHHLELAKRVREGIREAGGVALEFPVHPIQETGKRPTAGLDRNLAYMGLVELLYGYPIDGVVLTIGCDKTTPACLMAAATVDIPAIALSVGPMLNGWHKGERVGSGNIIWKAREMMAAGEIGYEAFIDLVATSAPSVGYCNTMGTATTMNSLAEALGMSLPGSAAIPAPYRERPQVAYLTGKRIVDMVREDLKPSDILTRQAFENAIVVNSAIGGSTNAPIHLTALARHAGVDLPLQAWEEVGHHTPLLVNLQPAGKYLGEDFHQAGGVPAVVAELMRRGQIHEDALTVNGRTIGDNCRDASVVLPDVIRDFDTALVNDAGFLVLSGNVFDSAIMKTSVISAEFRDRYLSDPASPGAFTGSVVVFDGPEDYHHRIDDPAEDVTPDSILVMRGAGPVGHPGAAEVVNMRPPAYLIKQGVHALPCIGDGRQSGTSGSPSILNASPEAATGGNIALLKTGDRMRIDLNTRRVDVLIDETEMAERRAAFEAAGGYQYPASQTPWQEFQRAMIGELETGAVLEPAVKYHRIVDTLGLPRDNH